TTAAGAAGACATCATCTAGATTTGGCTTAGTTATAGACGCCTTTCTAACAAGGATATTGTTGGCTCTCAGAGACTCTATGATCTTTGGCAGCGAGTGCTCGGCATCTTGAACCACGATGTTTATCTCATTTTCGCCTAAAATTAAGTCAGTAACTCCACTCAACCCCCTAATCATCTCTAAAGCCTTCGGATTAAGCGATTGATCCTCCACCTCAATGGATATTATTTCGCCTCCAATGGAATGTTTAAGGCCTTCCGAAGTCCCTGAAGTCACTATCCTGCCCCTATTAATTATCGCTATCTCATCCGAGTATAGATCCGCCTCATCCATGTAATGCGTGTTAAAGAATATTGTTGCATCATACTCCTTCTTGAACGCCATAAGCCTCTCCCATACAGCCTTCCTAGCGGACGGATCCAGCCCTATCGTAGGCTCATCTAAAAATAGGATTTTAGGCTTAGTTAGTAGGGCGCATGCGCACTCAAGCCTCCTAATCATCCCGCCGGAATATGTCCTAACAAGGTTATTTGCAAACTCGCTTAAGCCCATATTCTCCAGCGCATCCCATATGAGCTTATCTCTCTCGCTTGGCGGAACACCATGAATTTTAGCGTATATGAGAAGGTTCTCGTATCCACTTATATCGGTCCAGACGCTCATCTCCTGGGGAACATAGCTAATTAATCGCCTAACCTTAGCGCTATCTCGGACAACATTCAACCCGAAAATATAGGCTTCGCCGGAGGTAGGCTTAATCTGCGTCGTCAAAATCCTCATTAAAGTTGTCTTTCCGGCACCATTTGG
Above is a genomic segment from Candidatus Bathyarchaeia archaeon containing:
- a CDS encoding ATP-binding cassette domain-containing protein, producing MEYAVSARGLVKVYEGKVKALDGVNLNVESGKVFALLGPNGAGKTTLMRILTTQIKPTSGEAYIFGLNVVRDSAKVRRLISYVPQEMSVWTDISGYENLLIYAKIHGVPPSERDKLIWDALENMGLSEFANNLVRTYSGGMIRRLECACALLTKPKILFLDEPTIGLDPSARKAVWERLMAFKKEYDATIFFNTHYMDEADLYSDEIAIINRGRIVTSGTSEGLKHSIGGEIISIEVEDQSLNPKALEMIRGLSGVTDLILGENEINIVVQDAEHSLPKIIESLRANNILVRKASITKPNLDDVFL